In the Drosophila gunungcola strain Sukarami unplaced genomic scaffold, Dgunungcola_SK_2 000001F, whole genome shotgun sequence genome, one interval contains:
- the LOC128262191 gene encoding H/ACA ribonucleoprotein complex non-core subunit NAF1: MESEQQTAVKASASIEDPKSNETPTEAGKHNVPVAVVSPDKVQTKPTEPTNAVVEMEQQVKHNESTPVNALISDQEKVSGSVESATKEQQVSAMECEVSQAVEDKGNPAGEQGSPQEMDCQLSPVAETNSQKDPSVAPQNPAHTTATKTPLPQVQPAPEANPAPQTSGLGLLAAYGSDADDSDVEIVTPTQDSDNEVVEVPVTDTASSTAYRPVVAVSSGGESSESSSSSDSDSDSEGEYLTVLRKKIDKRITTVACDEDDEDLDEDGATGDPSRRRQPPKVRGEMLLDDLPPIHQLEITVPEDECVELGKVQSIVDQLVLVSVLPNSMLFDLDTVLFLEKGRKVLGEVFDVLGQVSDPLYCVRFNSNQQILDRGITIGDVVYCAPKTEHTQFVILSKLMQVRGSDASWEHDVEPPARHVDHSDDEEEREARNARRKRNQRDRANSTDSVDSLTSVATTATTATEASSVAPPRQRGRRGQRESFRQSQRFSNTHNSQDNHSQPRDQQYNYHPSYNPGSWHSNYYQNYHQAAGNFNMPPQQPGMPFPVPNYGYGMPYAMPPMYPHMYPPPPPFAAPPPNNQPHQGQPPPS; encoded by the exons atggaaagTGAGCAGCAAACGGCTGTGAAAGCCTCGGCCTCCATTGAGGACCCTAAAAGTAACGAAACACCAACTGAAGCGGGGAAACATAATGTTCCTGTAGCAGTCGTATCACCAGATAAGGTGCAAACAAAGCCCACAG AACCTACAAATGCAGTTGTAGAAATGGAGCAACAAGTGAAGCATAATGAGTCAACACCAGTGAACGCCCTGATTTCTGATCAGGAAAAGGTTTCGGGATCAGTTGAAAGTGCTACAAAGGAGCAGCAGGTGTCAGCGATGGAATGCGAAGTATCACAAGCTGTCGAGGACAAAGGAAATCCCGCAGGGGAGCAGGGATCCCCTCAAGAAATGGACTGCCAATTGTCCCCAGTGGCGGAAACAAATTCACAGAAAGATCCTTCAGTCGCTCCACAGAATCCAGCACATACAACCGCAACCAAGACGCCACTTCCTCAAGTGCAACCCGCTCCAGAGGCTAACCCAGCTCCTCAAACAAGTGGTCTTGGTTTATTGGCTGCCTACGGGTCCGATGCTGATGATTCGGATGTGGAGATAGTTACCCCTACGCAGGACAGCGACAATGAAGTTGTGGAAGTTCCGGTGACGGACACCGCTTCCTCCACCGCCTACCGTCCAGTGGTGGCTGTGAGTTCGGGTGGCGAGAGCTCGGAAAGCAGTAGTAGCAGTGACTCCGATTCCGACTCGGAAGGAGAATACCTAACTGTACTTCGCAAGAAAATAGACAAGCGCATCACCACAGTCGCGTGCGATGAGGATGATGAGGATCTGGATGAAGACGGAGCCACGGGAGATCCGTCCCGTCGACGCCAGCCGCCAAAAGTTCGTGGAGAGATGCTTCTCGATGACCTGCCACCCATTCATCAACTGGAGATCACTGTTCCCGAGGATGAATGTGTTGAACTGGGCAAAGTTCAGTCCATAGTAGATCAGCTCGTTTTGGTTTCCGTTCTGCCAAATTCCATGCTGTTCGATCTGGATACTGTTTTGTTCTTGGAAAAGGGTCGCAAGGTCCTGGGCGAGGTGTTCGATGTGCTGGGTCAGGTGTCGGACCCACTATACTGCGTGCGATTCAACTCTAACCAACAGATCCTGGACAGAGGCATTACAATTGGCGACGTGGTGTACTGTGCTCCAAAAACTGAGCATACACAATTTGTGATTCTGTCCAAGTTGATGCAAGTTCGCGGATCGGATGCTTCGTGGGAGCACGATGTGGAACCACCTGCGCGCCATGTAGATCACTCCGATGATGAAGAAGAAAGGGAAGCCAGAAATGCGCGACGAAAGCGCAACCAAAGGGATCGTGCCAACTCCACCGACTCTGTGGATTCACTTACCTCGGTGGCAACAACGGCTACCACGGCCACAGAGGCGTCTTCAGTGGCTCCTCCCCGACAACGCGGACGTCGCGGGCAGCGGGAGAGCTTCAGGCAGAGCCAGAGATTCTCCAACACGCACAACTCGCAGGACAATCATAGCCAGCCCCGAGATCAGCAGTACAACTACCATCCCAGCTATAATCCGGGAAGCTGGCACTCCAACTACTACCAGAACTACCATCAGGCAGCGGGTAACTTCAACATGCCGCCACAGCAGCCTGGAATGCCCTTCCCAGTGCCCAATTACGGCTATGGGATGCCCTACGCCATGCCGCCAATGTACCCCCACATGTACCCGCCTCCGCCGCCCTTTGCTGCTCCTCCGCCAAACAATCAGCCACATCAGGGACAACCGCCACCAAGCTAG
- the LOC128262208 gene encoding RUS family member 1, translated as MKIHFREQYGRKGEEILYVTPADQSNIVRVPLCGDKLVIQEKFLLFRVLQKVFLPKGYPDSVSEDYAAYQIWDTAQAFCSTICGTLCTHAILKGIGVGSENINAFSATVTWILKEGSGHVGRILFAWWQGSQLDVDSKKWRLRADFLNDLAMGIEIYVLPKYPHFSTQILCCSTMLKAIVGVAGGATRSALTQHHALRGNLADVASKDSSQETCVNLVASFVGLYLLTLIKSQAVLYTVFSVVVSLHLYANLKAVRAVCLRTFNESRYLIALEEFFRSSRMLSPQQVNAMERVTVGKTVSVSLNIKLGLSVKNMIDEYKSSSVIENIVSSFDPHEHFIIAETKKCLGVYLHFETRPQDVLKAYFFAVSYLQIKEKYWDIQTKWQEFLALAQQEGWLVHQHLLLVDEFRLDWKV; from the exons ATGAAAATCCATTTTCGGGAACAGTACGGAAGGAAGGGTGAGGAAATCCTCTATGTGACGCCAGCAG ATCAGAGCAACATCGTTAGGGTTCCGCTGTGTGGCGATAAGCTGGTCATCCAGGAGAAGTTCCTGCTTTTCCGCGTGCTGCAAAAGGTCTTCCTGCCCAAGGGCTATCCGGATAGTGTGAGCGAGGATTATGCGGCATATCAGATCTGGGACACGGCTCAGGCCTTTTGCAGCACCATCTGCGGCACCCTGTGCACCCATGCCATCCTGAAGGGAATCGGCGTGGGCAGTGAGAACATCAATGCGTTTTCCGCCACGGTCACCTGGATTTTGAAGGAGGGCAGCGGACATGTAGGCCGAATACTCTTCGCCTGGTGGCAAGGCTCTCAATTGGATGTCGACTCGAAGAAGTGGCGTTTGCGGGCCGATTTCCTTAACGATCTGGCCATGGGCATCGAGATCTATGTGCTTCCCAAGTATCCGCATTTCAGCACCCAAATCCTGTGCTGTTCCACAATGCTCAAGGCgattgtgggcgtggcaggagGAGCTACTAGATCGGCGTTGACCCAGCACCATGCCTTGCGTGGCAATCTGGCGGATGTGGCCTCCAAGGATAGTTCGCAGGAGACGTGCGTGAATCTGGTGGCCTCCTTTGTGGGACTGTATCTCCTAACGCTGATCAAGAGTCAGGCTGTCCTCTACACCGTCTTCTCCGTGGTAGTCAGTCTGCATCTATACGCCAATCTCAAGGCGGTACGCGCGGTTTGTCTGCGAACCTTCAACGAATCGCGCTATTTGATTGCTCTAGAGGAGTTCTTTCGGTCATCAAGGATGCTCAGTCCACAGCAG GTCAACGCAATGGAGCGGGTCACAGTTGGAAAGACGGTTTCCGTGTCACTGAACATTAAGTTGGGACTGAGCGTAAAGAATATGATTGACGAGTATAAGAGCAGCAGCGTCATTGAAAACATAGTATCCTCCTTTGATCCCCACGAGCACTTTATCATAGCGGAgaccaaaaaatgtttgggCGTGTATCTGCACTTTGAAACGCGTCCGCAGGATGTGCTCAAGGCTTACTTCTTTGCAGTGTCCTATCTGCAGATCAAGGAGAAGTACTGGGACATACAGACCAAGTGGCAGGAGTTTCTGGCGCTGGCGCAGCAGGaag GTTGGCTTGTCCATCAGCATTTGCTACTGGTGGACGAGTTCCGTTTGGACTGGAAGGTGTAG